A genomic window from Streptomyces sp. NBC_01429 includes:
- a CDS encoding DUF397 domain-containing protein, giving the protein MIIEEATKSARELAWFKSTYSSGAGGECIEVAKCPDTVRVRDSKISTGPVLSITIDSWSDFVGFARQV; this is encoded by the coding sequence ATGATCATTGAAGAGGCCACGAAGAGCGCCCGTGAACTGGCCTGGTTCAAGAGCACCTACAGCAGCGGGGCGGGCGGCGAGTGCATCGAGGTGGCGAAGTGCCCCGACACCGTACGTGTGAGGGACTCGAAGATCAGCACGGGACCGGTCCTGTCCATCACCATCGACTCATGGTCGGACTTCGTCGGGTTCGCCAGACAGGTCTGA
- the pglX gene encoding BREX-2 system adenine-specific DNA-methyltransferase PglX has translation MDKAALLKDLRKQVTALEDDLRARTESEDDIRARLEQEYEAARAALRTAATYGAWRDERVTQAAAAWILACVFVRFCEDNRLIDVRFLAGPGEGLADAEDRHAEFFRTSPELNDRDWLEASFTYLAGAHEAAAGLFDKAHNPLWELSPSYGAATRLLQFWRARGADGEIVHDFTQGAAGVGVSAGDGAGVEGAGAEGAGERQDERGLDTRFLGDLYQDLSEHARKTYALLQTPEFVEEFILDLTLEPAVEAFGLEPEWKYGPVGEGGAARRGLRCIDPACGSGHFLLGMFRRLLEKWRALEPGTQDDVLIRRALESVHGCDKNPFAVAIARFRLLVAALGEYGETRLAAAPGFPINVAVGDSLLHGRDAGRDSDPTFDDVKDAGPFLYRTEDVREFKESVDLLGRGSYHVVVGNPPYITVKDKQENENYRRAYFACAGKYALSVPFAQRIFELAVRGSGTDRAAGFTGQITSNSFMKREFGKVLIESFLHGGPYKDPVTKRKGDYPGVDLSHVIDTSGAFIPGHGTPTVILAGRNRTAMQGDPVRAVLGVRGEPNQPEDPAHGLVWRAIVEQVSQPGYESGWVSVVDRQRGSLSEFPWSLSGGGASDLNAALDAAPRVLGSLLDRPIGFASFPGQDEVFFLSESWFRHHQDSADLRRELVIGEVVRDWREACETPALVPYDEAHAAVPLDVDTGWGRHLWTMRRVLGSTTGFGGDTRADSDEPWWTWYRWVSERYRTPLSITFAFVATHNHFVLDRGGRVFNRSAPVIKLPERATEDEHLALLGVLNSSTACFWLKQVSQGKGGSGLGRGLQDEEWEERYEFTGTKLQEYPLPADLSLNLGRLLDSRATSLAGYEPSAITAAALPTRLRFDEARTKHASLRAQMIAIQEELDWTVYGSYNLLTPAEVARTTLPSPTDTPEVALGERAFEIVLARKVAAGDAETAWFARHGSTPVTEIPVHWPDAYKAVVQARIDIIASRKDIALIERPECKRRWSSEPWEKKEKEALRAWLLDRCEDEKLWFGLRDGYRAPRTLTVSQLADALRTDADVVSVAELYAADHLGKRDATLATVLAEVIAAEHVPYLAALRYKDSGLRKRAEWEQVWELQREEDKTGERLDIAVPPKYSSADFLKHSYWSHRGKLDVPKERFVSYPDASPDSDPTLLLGWAGWDHKDQVQALVNLVNDRTIQADWQTPRIAPLLAGIQELMPWVRQWHGEHDEEWGGTPAEEYQAFQDEQLPKHGLSVQDLAAWRPEKKTRGTAKKNSD, from the coding sequence GTGGACAAGGCCGCACTGCTCAAGGACCTTCGAAAGCAGGTCACCGCGCTGGAGGACGACCTGCGGGCCCGCACGGAGTCCGAGGACGACATCCGCGCACGGCTTGAGCAGGAGTACGAAGCGGCCCGCGCGGCCCTGCGCACGGCAGCCACGTACGGGGCCTGGCGGGACGAACGCGTCACCCAGGCGGCGGCGGCCTGGATCCTGGCCTGCGTCTTCGTCCGCTTCTGCGAGGACAACCGCCTCATCGACGTCCGCTTCCTGGCGGGCCCGGGCGAGGGTCTGGCGGACGCGGAGGACCGGCACGCGGAGTTCTTCCGTACATCTCCCGAGCTGAACGACCGCGACTGGCTCGAAGCGTCCTTCACGTACCTGGCAGGCGCGCACGAGGCGGCGGCCGGCCTCTTCGACAAGGCCCACAACCCGCTGTGGGAGCTGTCGCCGTCGTACGGCGCGGCAACGAGGCTGCTGCAGTTCTGGCGGGCGCGGGGAGCGGACGGCGAGATCGTCCACGACTTCACGCAGGGCGCGGCGGGTGTGGGGGTGAGCGCGGGTGACGGCGCTGGGGTGGAGGGCGCCGGGGCCGAGGGCGCCGGGGAACGTCAGGACGAACGTGGCCTCGACACCCGTTTCCTGGGCGACCTCTACCAGGACCTGAGCGAACACGCGCGCAAGACGTACGCGCTGCTCCAGACTCCCGAGTTCGTCGAGGAGTTCATCCTCGACCTGACGCTGGAACCGGCCGTCGAGGCGTTCGGCCTGGAACCGGAGTGGAAGTACGGACCGGTCGGGGAGGGCGGCGCGGCTCGACGCGGGCTGCGCTGCATCGACCCGGCCTGCGGCTCGGGGCACTTCCTGCTGGGCATGTTCCGGCGACTGCTGGAGAAGTGGCGCGCCCTGGAACCGGGCACTCAGGACGACGTACTCATCCGGCGCGCCCTGGAGTCCGTCCACGGCTGCGACAAGAACCCCTTCGCAGTGGCCATCGCCCGCTTCCGGCTGCTGGTCGCGGCGCTGGGGGAGTACGGCGAGACGCGGCTGGCGGCGGCGCCGGGGTTTCCGATCAACGTCGCGGTCGGGGACTCGCTGCTGCACGGTCGGGACGCGGGGCGCGACAGCGACCCGACGTTCGATGACGTGAAGGACGCGGGGCCGTTCTTGTACCGGACTGAGGACGTGCGGGAGTTCAAGGAGAGCGTTGACCTGCTGGGGAGGGGGAGCTACCACGTGGTGGTGGGCAACCCTCCTTACATCACGGTCAAGGACAAGCAGGAGAACGAGAATTACCGCAGGGCGTATTTTGCTTGCGCGGGGAAGTATGCGTTGTCGGTGCCGTTCGCACAGCGGATCTTTGAGCTTGCGGTGCGGGGGTCGGGGACGGATCGAGCAGCTGGGTTTACGGGGCAGATCACGTCGAACTCCTTCATGAAGAGGGAGTTCGGCAAGGTGCTTATTGAGTCATTCCTGCACGGGGGGCCTTACAAGGACCCGGTGACGAAGCGGAAGGGCGACTATCCGGGCGTTGACCTGAGCCACGTGATTGACACGTCCGGGGCGTTTATTCCGGGGCACGGGACGCCGACGGTGATTTTGGCGGGGCGTAACCGGACGGCTATGCAGGGGGATCCGGTGCGGGCGGTGCTGGGGGTTCGGGGTGAGCCGAATCAGCCGGAGGATCCCGCGCATGGGCTGGTATGGAGGGCAATCGTCGAGCAGGTGAGTCAGCCAGGATACGAGTCGGGCTGGGTGAGCGTGGTCGATAGGCAACGAGGCAGCCTTAGCGAGTTCCCCTGGAGCCTGAGTGGGGGTGGTGCTTCGGATCTGAATGCTGCTCTGGATGCGGCACCTCGCGTTCTGGGGTCTCTGCTGGACAGACCCATTGGCTTTGCCAGCTTCCCGGGGCAGGACGAAGTTTTCTTCCTCTCGGAGTCTTGGTTCCGTCATCACCAGGACTCTGCGGATCTGCGTAGGGAACTGGTTATCGGTGAAGTAGTGCGGGACTGGCGTGAGGCATGCGAGACACCGGCGTTGGTTCCGTATGACGAGGCCCATGCTGCGGTGCCCTTGGACGTAGACACAGGTTGGGGGCGTCACCTTTGGACAATGCGGCGGGTGCTGGGTTCAACGACGGGCTTCGGAGGTGACACACGTGCCGACTCTGATGAGCCCTGGTGGACCTGGTATCGATGGGTATCGGAGAGGTATCGGACACCACTCTCGATCACGTTTGCATTTGTGGCGACGCATAACCACTTTGTGCTGGACCGTGGTGGGAGGGTTTTTAACAGGTCCGCACCTGTGATCAAGCTTCCGGAGAGGGCAACGGAGGATGAGCATCTGGCGCTGCTTGGGGTGCTGAATTCGTCGACGGCTTGTTTCTGGCTCAAGCAGGTCAGCCAGGGCAAGGGCGGCAGCGGTCTGGGGCGTGGCCTCCAGGACGAGGAGTGGGAGGAGCGCTACGAGTTCACCGGAACCAAGCTTCAAGAATATCCCCTGCCAGCAGACCTCTCCCTGAACCTCGGTCGGCTCTTGGACTCCCGGGCTACATCGCTGGCAGGCTACGAGCCTTCCGCCATCACCGCCGCAGCTCTCCCGACGCGTCTCCGTTTTGATGAGGCTCGCACCAAGCACGCCAGCCTCCGCGCCCAGATGATCGCCATCCAGGAAGAGCTGGACTGGACCGTTTACGGTTCGTACAACCTCCTCACCCCCGCTGAGGTGGCCCGTACAACGCTTCCCAGCCCGACCGACACCCCCGAAGTCGCCCTCGGTGAGCGGGCCTTCGAGATCGTGCTCGCGCGCAAGGTGGCCGCCGGGGACGCGGAGACCGCGTGGTTCGCGCGGCACGGTTCGACGCCCGTCACGGAGATCCCCGTGCACTGGCCCGATGCGTACAAGGCCGTCGTCCAGGCCCGGATCGACATCATCGCCTCCCGCAAGGACATCGCGCTCATTGAGCGTCCCGAGTGCAAGCGGCGATGGTCCAGTGAGCCCTGGGAGAAGAAGGAGAAGGAAGCCCTGCGGGCTTGGCTGCTCGACCGGTGCGAGGACGAGAAGCTGTGGTTCGGCCTGCGCGACGGCTACCGCGCGCCGCGCACGCTCACCGTCTCTCAACTCGCCGACGCGCTGCGCACGGACGCCGATGTCGTGTCCGTTGCCGAACTGTACGCGGCCGACCACTTGGGCAAGCGAGATGCGACCCTGGCGACTGTGCTGGCCGAGGTCATCGCGGCGGAGCACGTGCCGTACCTCGCGGCGCTGCGTTACAAGGACTCCGGTCTGCGGAAGCGGGCGGAGTGGGAGCAGGTGTGGGAGCTTCAGCGCGAGGAGGACAAGACGGGCGAGCGGCTCGACATCGCCGTACCGCCGAAGTACTCCTCCGCCGACTTCCTCAAGCACTCCTACTGGTCACATCGCGGAAAGCTCGACGTACCGAAGGAGCGGTTCGTCTCCTATCCCGACGCGTCGCCCGACTCCGATCCGACGCTTCTGCTCGGCTGGGCCGGCTGGGACCACAAGGATCAAGTGCAGGCACTCGTCAACCTCGTCAACGACCGCACCATCCAAGCCGACTGGCAGACTCCGCGCATCGCGCCCCTGCTGGCAGGCATCCAGGAACTGATGCCATGGGTTCGTCAGTGGCACGGTGAGCACGACGAGGAGTGGGGCGGAACTCCGGCCGAGGAGTATCAGGCTTTCCAGGACGAGCAGTTGCCCAAGCACGGGTTGTCCGTCCAGGACCTGGCCGCCTGGCGTCCGGAGAAGAAGACGCGCGGTACGGCGAAGAAGAACAGCGACTGA
- a CDS encoding DUF3320 domain-containing protein, giving the protein MPHRHTTARSVGSDPGLDRLKTVLESWRTSLLDMGGRNRLLNFRHAGKSGTTLELTSPDPSVLLDGLAKGWDFARVVEEPDSTGEDAGSGTETGSVERPFLPGPVTPGLVTQKSTQAALDSALYRLRQKAGQMYNDYGLWVLWLGVGMLDWREDGAYESSSAPLLLVPVELRRDSNRRFRLYPAEGQDRMHNPALAVKLERLGIDWTPVTAKDSADLAALLSAAREVAAGQKDWSVDDRRVLGLFASHREAMYQDLQQNEDRILAHPLVRAIGLGPDAGLPDELIGFEPPELDRIDDVQLPEKTPLVMDADASQRQCIAAALDNRSFVMSGPPGTGKSQTITNMIAALIHSGRSVLFVSEKAAALDVVRNRLRGVGLGDFVMALHSGDISKKAVAGELARVLTTEAPVSGAAEHELERARQLRVELSAYAAAMNQLREPLGLTLHDALGRLIQLAGEDTPHLPLTARNAGTVSGLSAGGLRELRTAAEAISRAWRPAAEGDSFPWRGLTGASAPAVLSEAADALDALRTAAGRRPFPAAMAEPRSVRELQQTVRSLRAGLPARTTTTASGLPEDVSGQLAELADLLGMPKPDRADAASALCELADLTTATHRPPPGWFDTGALTESHRAAQELRDALDVEAKARAAAEDVFGEQVREASDLPALVQRFAKDHRGPIARFSAQARADRATVAALTHDGGWNKKLPARLDQALAWHRAATGTAGLREKHSGLLGRYTPDAQDGLEALDSALATADRIATLTRDTPPSPLAADRLADGADPDPLPGLLAGQVRRALGDWCDEATRRATRWASAAEKLIGLFDAARGAQLSPALLGGLDQARHTVDGLLADPRGPEEWQAYRDGLAVLARHGADDLVPRAAERGIDPTHLPAVVEQAVLTSWTDGILATDPRVRSTRSDDLDARVADFQEADRRLVAAAAGAVIEACNKRRPRRFGGGGGAVIVREAEKKTRHLPVRELLGRTRDVVQRIKPCFMMSPLTVSQLLPAEYDFDVVIFDEASQVRPGDAVNCVYRGRSLVVAGDEKQLPPTSFFDTSVEDDPEDDVGDMPDSFESLLHACKAGAMRELSLLWHYRSRHENLITFSNHSFYKNSMVTFPGALDEGNDVGVAFLKADGVYDKGGRRDNLKEADFVAGRVIHHFDTRPGRTLGVVALSQAQATAIDQAVQQARLSRPDLDHCFTEGRLDGFFVKNLESVQGDERDVMIMSVGYGPDEHGKLGLNFGPINKGGGWRRLNVAVTRARYRMEVVASFRGGSLADSTNESVQHLKRYLEYAENGPSVLARDVVQSDAEPDSPFEESVLGVLRGWGYTVQPQVGVAGYRIDLGLRHPELPGAYALGIECDGAMYHSSKAARDRDRLREQVLNGLGWRLYRIWGTDWYRGRTAAELRLRTAVEKAIAEGPLMDRAPVTPSGGGDAGGAHGAGDAPTYGTATGPYPPQAITGTKDPADAAGGTVEVVHERVPVALAEADRGWSAPYRTSSVVVTPRHELHTLEARPALRKLLTAVIDEEGPVHTDLLVQRAREAWGVARAGSRIRQNVLTVADALVRSGRRPSATASTTTPAEPYRRPAVPTEARRHGRSPRSPRWSAGWR; this is encoded by the coding sequence ATGCCCCATCGGCACACGACCGCCCGATCCGTCGGGAGCGACCCCGGACTCGACCGGCTGAAGACGGTTCTGGAGAGCTGGCGCACCTCCCTGCTGGACATGGGCGGACGCAACCGGCTCCTGAACTTCCGGCACGCCGGAAAGAGCGGCACCACACTGGAGTTGACCTCACCCGACCCCTCCGTCCTGCTGGACGGACTGGCCAAGGGGTGGGACTTCGCCCGGGTCGTGGAGGAACCGGACTCCACCGGGGAGGACGCGGGCAGCGGTACGGAGACCGGTAGCGTTGAACGCCCTTTCCTCCCCGGGCCGGTCACGCCCGGGCTGGTCACCCAGAAGTCCACCCAGGCCGCGCTGGACAGCGCGCTGTACCGGCTTCGCCAGAAGGCGGGCCAGATGTACAACGACTACGGCCTGTGGGTGCTGTGGCTCGGGGTCGGCATGCTCGACTGGCGCGAGGACGGTGCGTACGAGAGCAGCTCGGCCCCGCTGCTGCTGGTCCCGGTGGAGCTGCGCAGGGACAGCAACCGCCGCTTCCGGCTGTACCCGGCCGAGGGTCAGGACCGCATGCACAATCCGGCCCTCGCGGTGAAGCTGGAGCGGCTCGGTATCGACTGGACTCCGGTCACCGCCAAGGACTCCGCCGACCTGGCCGCCCTGCTGTCCGCCGCGCGCGAGGTAGCCGCGGGCCAGAAGGACTGGTCGGTCGACGACCGGAGAGTGCTCGGACTGTTCGCCTCGCACCGCGAGGCCATGTACCAGGACCTTCAGCAGAACGAGGACCGTATCCTGGCCCATCCGCTGGTACGGGCCATCGGCCTCGGCCCGGATGCGGGCCTGCCCGACGAGCTGATCGGCTTCGAACCCCCGGAGCTGGACCGTATCGACGACGTCCAACTGCCCGAGAAGACACCGCTGGTCATGGACGCCGACGCGTCGCAGCGGCAGTGCATCGCGGCGGCTCTCGACAACCGTTCGTTCGTGATGAGCGGCCCGCCCGGCACCGGCAAGAGCCAGACCATCACCAATATGATCGCCGCCCTCATCCACTCCGGCCGCAGCGTGCTCTTCGTCAGTGAGAAGGCCGCCGCACTCGACGTGGTGCGCAACCGGCTGCGCGGGGTCGGGCTCGGCGACTTCGTCATGGCGCTGCACAGCGGGGACATCAGCAAGAAGGCGGTGGCGGGCGAACTCGCCCGGGTCCTGACCACCGAGGCGCCCGTCAGCGGCGCCGCCGAGCACGAGCTGGAACGGGCCCGGCAGCTGAGGGTGGAGCTGTCCGCCTACGCCGCCGCGATGAACCAGCTCCGGGAGCCGCTCGGGCTCACCCTGCACGACGCCCTGGGACGCCTGATCCAGCTGGCCGGAGAGGACACTCCACACCTTCCGCTGACCGCCCGGAACGCCGGCACCGTCAGCGGACTGAGCGCAGGCGGCCTGCGTGAACTCCGTACCGCCGCCGAGGCCATCAGCCGCGCCTGGCGCCCCGCCGCCGAGGGGGACTCCTTTCCCTGGCGCGGACTGACCGGCGCCTCGGCGCCCGCGGTGCTCTCCGAGGCCGCCGACGCGCTCGACGCCCTGCGCACGGCCGCGGGCCGCCGGCCGTTCCCCGCAGCGATGGCCGAGCCGCGCTCGGTGCGCGAACTCCAGCAGACGGTACGGTCGCTGCGGGCCGGCCTCCCGGCTCGTACGACCACCACGGCCTCCGGCCTCCCCGAAGACGTATCCGGTCAACTAGCCGAACTGGCAGACCTGTTGGGCATGCCCAAGCCGGATCGGGCCGACGCTGCCTCCGCCCTGTGCGAGCTGGCCGATCTGACCACCGCCACCCACCGTCCGCCCCCGGGCTGGTTCGACACCGGCGCCCTGACCGAGTCACACCGGGCGGCACAGGAGCTGCGCGACGCCCTCGACGTGGAGGCGAAGGCCCGGGCGGCGGCCGAGGATGTCTTCGGCGAACAGGTCCGGGAAGCGAGCGACCTGCCCGCGCTGGTCCAACGGTTCGCGAAGGATCACCGCGGACCGATCGCCCGCTTCTCCGCCCAGGCCAGGGCCGACCGCGCCACCGTGGCCGCCCTCACCCACGACGGCGGCTGGAACAAGAAGCTCCCGGCCCGGCTGGATCAGGCGCTGGCCTGGCACCGGGCGGCGACAGGGACGGCCGGTCTCAGGGAGAAGCACAGCGGCCTCCTCGGCCGGTACACCCCGGACGCTCAGGACGGCCTGGAAGCCCTCGACAGCGCCCTGGCCACCGCCGACCGCATCGCGACCCTCACCCGCGACACGCCTCCGAGCCCCCTGGCCGCCGACCGCCTGGCCGACGGCGCCGACCCCGACCCGCTGCCCGGCCTCCTCGCAGGCCAGGTACGGCGCGCACTGGGCGACTGGTGCGACGAGGCGACCCGCCGGGCGACCCGCTGGGCGAGCGCCGCCGAGAAGCTGATCGGTCTCTTCGACGCCGCCCGCGGAGCCCAGCTGTCCCCGGCCCTCCTTGGTGGCCTCGACCAGGCCCGGCATACGGTCGACGGCCTGCTCGCCGACCCCCGCGGCCCCGAGGAGTGGCAGGCGTACCGCGACGGCCTCGCCGTCCTCGCCCGGCACGGCGCCGACGATCTCGTACCCCGCGCGGCCGAGCGCGGCATCGATCCGACGCACCTGCCCGCCGTCGTCGAACAGGCAGTGTTGACCTCCTGGACCGACGGCATACTCGCCACGGACCCCCGGGTGCGCAGCACGCGCTCGGACGACCTCGACGCGCGGGTCGCCGACTTCCAGGAGGCCGACCGCCGCCTGGTCGCCGCCGCGGCCGGCGCGGTGATCGAGGCGTGCAACAAGCGCCGCCCACGGCGCTTCGGCGGAGGCGGCGGAGCGGTCATCGTCCGGGAGGCGGAGAAGAAGACCCGGCACCTGCCGGTGCGCGAGCTGCTCGGCAGAACACGCGACGTCGTCCAGCGGATCAAACCCTGCTTCATGATGAGCCCGCTGACGGTCAGCCAACTCCTGCCCGCCGAATACGACTTCGATGTGGTGATCTTCGACGAGGCATCCCAGGTCCGTCCCGGCGACGCGGTCAACTGCGTCTACCGGGGCAGAAGTCTGGTCGTCGCGGGGGACGAGAAGCAGCTGCCGCCCACCTCGTTCTTCGACACCTCGGTCGAGGACGATCCCGAGGACGACGTCGGGGACATGCCCGACTCCTTCGAGTCGCTGCTGCACGCGTGCAAAGCCGGAGCCATGCGCGAGCTGTCCCTGCTCTGGCACTACCGCAGCCGCCACGAGAACCTGATCACCTTCAGCAACCACTCGTTCTACAAGAACTCGATGGTGACCTTCCCCGGCGCCCTGGACGAAGGCAATGACGTGGGCGTCGCCTTCCTCAAGGCCGACGGCGTCTACGACAAGGGCGGCCGACGGGACAACCTGAAGGAGGCGGACTTCGTCGCCGGGCGCGTGATCCACCACTTCGACACCCGCCCCGGCCGCACCCTCGGTGTCGTCGCCCTCTCCCAGGCCCAGGCCACCGCCATCGACCAGGCCGTCCAGCAGGCCCGCCTGAGCCGCCCCGATCTGGATCACTGCTTCACCGAAGGACGGCTCGACGGCTTCTTCGTCAAGAACCTCGAATCGGTCCAGGGCGACGAGCGCGACGTCATGATCATGTCCGTCGGCTACGGCCCCGACGAGCACGGCAAGCTCGGCCTGAACTTCGGCCCCATCAACAAGGGCGGCGGCTGGCGCCGCCTCAACGTCGCCGTCACCCGCGCCCGCTACCGGATGGAGGTCGTCGCCTCGTTCCGTGGCGGCAGCCTCGCGGACAGCACCAACGAGAGTGTCCAGCACCTCAAGCGCTACCTGGAGTACGCGGAGAACGGCCCGTCCGTCCTGGCCCGGGACGTCGTCCAGAGCGACGCGGAGCCGGACAGCCCCTTCGAGGAGTCGGTACTCGGTGTCCTGCGCGGCTGGGGCTATACGGTCCAGCCCCAGGTCGGCGTCGCGGGCTACCGCATCGACCTGGGCCTGCGCCACCCGGAGCTGCCCGGCGCGTACGCCCTGGGCATCGAGTGCGACGGCGCCATGTACCACTCCTCCAAGGCCGCCCGCGACCGCGACCGGCTGCGCGAGCAGGTCCTGAACGGCCTGGGCTGGCGGCTCTACCGGATCTGGGGCACCGACTGGTACCGGGGCCGGACGGCGGCGGAGCTGCGCCTCCGCACGGCGGTGGAGAAGGCGATCGCCGAGGGCCCGCTCATGGACCGGGCGCCGGTGACGCCATCGGGCGGCGGTGATGCGGGTGGTGCCCATGGTGCCGGTGACGCCCCGACGTATGGGACGGCAACCGGCCCGTACCCCCCTCAGGCCATCACGGGGACCAAGGATCCGGCGGACGCGGCCGGGGGCACGGTGGAGGTCGTGCACGAACGGGTGCCGGTGGCCCTCGCGGAGGCAGACCGTGGGTGGAGCGCCCCGTACCGGACCAGTTCCGTGGTGGTCACCCCGCGCCACGAACTCCACACCCTGGAAGCCAGGCCCGCCCTGCGCAAGCTGCTGACGGCGGTCATCGACGAGGAGGGCCCGGTCCATACGGATCTGCTCGTCCAGCGTGCGCGGGAGGCGTGGGGAGTGGCGAGAGCGGGCAGCCGCATCCGGCAGAACGTCCTCACCGTGGCCGACGCGCTGGTCAGGTCGGGAAGGCGACCGAGCGCGACGGCTTCTACAACAACGCCGGCCGAACCGTACCGGCGGCCCGCCGTCCCGACGGAGGCGAGACGGCACGGAAGGTCACCCAGATCGCCCCGGTGGAGCGCAGGCTGGCGCTGA